A single genomic interval of Rhododendron vialii isolate Sample 1 chromosome 3a, ASM3025357v1 harbors:
- the LOC131321315 gene encoding uncharacterized protein LOC131321315 yields the protein MAHISPDSSDFASLPAHLLDSIMEKYWIDLPDFIRFAAVCKPWFDAATFNHQKKQQQRDVAHKQIPMLMVPSSHPKDNNSDGEGQEKRSLYGITLGKLYDYELPFPCAKRCCGSSHGWLATVDENYAVTIINPFSRVFSITLPHLLKLIWTGIYRLRI from the coding sequence ATGGCCCACATCTCTCCGGATTCGTCAGATTTTGCTTCACTGCCGGCGCACCTTCTGGATTCGATCATGGAGAAGTACTGGATTGATCTCCCCGATTTCATCCGTTttgccgccgtctgcaaacCCTGGTTCGACGCTGCGACCTTCAACCATCAAAAGAAGCAGCAACAGCGAGACGTAGCACACAAACAGATCCCTATGTTGATGGTTCCCTCTTCCCATCCCAAAGACAACAACAGCGACGGCGAAGGACAAGAAAAACGCAGTCTTTACGGTATTACCCTCGGTAAGTTGTATGATTATGAATTACCTTTCCCTTGCGCAAAGAGGTGTTGTGGTTCTTCCCATGGATGGTTGGCCACTGTGGACGAAAACTACGCTGTTACCATCATCAATCCCTTTTCCCGTGTTTTCTCTATTACCCTACCCCACTTATTGAAGTTGATATGGACTGGGATTTACCGGCTACGAATATGA